Within Dehalococcoidia bacterium, the genomic segment TCTCCCCGCGAATCGGAAGGTGTAGCCTACTTTACAGCTCGTGCGGTACGCGATGTCCAGGATAATGGCATCCAAGCCTTCGTGGTTATCGACACAGCACTTCAAGATAATCGCGGACACGCTTCGATATACTTGGCCAATCCTGATGTGAAGCCTAGTCAGGCAAGGCGCATGAGGGAGAAACTACTGCCACTGTTGCACGGCCCGATTTCGGTGGCTGAGGCATTTGCGTTCTATGGGCAGGGCCCATAGCTTTCGAACTGGGCTTGTTCTCCTCGGGACTGGCTAGCCCGCAGCGAGGTAACAGGGCGGTTCGAGAACCGCCCCTACGTTTGATCCGATAGCCTGAACCGTCTCTACATCCGCCTTGCGGGCCCACGCCCCGGTCGTGATATTATCGAGTCTCTTTCGCAAGGATGGGGGCATCATGGTCGCGACCTCTACCGACCCTGGGCAGCTTTGGGCGGCTGTGCTGGGACAGTTGCAGATGCAACGTGGCTGAAGCACACTTCGGGCCTGGCTTACGCTGACGGCGAGTTCGTCGTGGGCACGCCCAACGCGTTCGTGGCCGAGATGCTCGAGCAGCGGATGTACTCGCTCATCGCGCAGACCGTCGAGGGCGTCGTCGAGGCTGAGGTCGAGGTGCGATTCGCGGTCGAGTCCGCCTGGGCGCCGTCGGGTGAGTCCGGAGATCCAGGCGTAGGGACCGGTCACCCTCACCCCCGTATCGAGTACGGGGCAGGCTCCAACCCTCTCCCTCAGGAGAGATGGGTGGAAGGCGGGCTGAGTCCGCCGGCGCTGAATAGCAGGTACACGTTCGACAGCTTCGTCGTCGGCAAGTCCAACGAGTTCGCTCATGCTGCGGCCCTTGGCGTCGCGCGGCAGCCCGGCCAGCTATACAACCCGCTCGTCATGTACTCCGACGTCGGCCTGGGCAAGACGCACCTCATGCATGCCATCGGTCACCAGGTGGCCGCTCGCGGCATGTCGCTCATCTACTCGACCACCGAGGAGTTCACCAACTCGTTCATCAGGGCGATTCGCGACGGCACCACGGACGAGTTCCGCGACTACTATCGGACCGCGGATGTGCTTCTGCTCGATGACATACAGTTCCTGATCGGGAAGGACCA encodes:
- the dnaA gene encoding chromosomal replication initiator protein DnaA is translated as MGGCAGTVADATWLKHTSGLAYADGEFVVGTPNAFVAEMLEQRMYSLIAQTVEGVVEAEVEVRFAVESAWAPSGESGDPGVGTGHPHPRIEYGAGSNPLPQERWVEGGLSPPALNSRYTFDSFVVGKSNEFAHAAALGVARQPGQLYNPLVMYSDVGLGKTHLMHAIGHQVAARGMSLIYSTTEEFTNSFIRAIRDGTTDEFRDYYRTADVLLLDDIQFLIGKDQTQEGFFHTFNALHQTNRQIVVTSDRPVSALALLEDRIQSRLAGGLVVDIQPPDIETRIAILRAKADGSQQAVSDDVLLYLAERIHKNIRELEGGLNKVLAFADLMGTAVTVDLVKSALTDVVETAAERQIPDSVVVETVASYFGVDIATLKGRKRDKKTAKARQVAMYLLREESQLGLATIGQVLGGKDHTTVRHGCDRITNQLSVDASLRRDVINIRETLAAS